A genomic stretch from Lathyrus oleraceus cultivar Zhongwan6 chromosome 2, CAAS_Psat_ZW6_1.0, whole genome shotgun sequence includes:
- the LOC127119209 gene encoding paired amphipathic helix protein Sin3-like 4 — protein MNSQVFYGNDSFYVLIRLHQTLYERIQSAKVNSSSAERKWRASNDASSTNQYDRFMNALYSLLDRSSDNTKFEDDCRAIIGTQSYLLVTLDKLIYKLFKQLQAVASDEMDNKLLQLHAYEKSRKLGKFCDIVYHENARFLLHDENIYRIEFSPKPKTLSI, from the coding sequence ATGAATTCTCAAGTTTTTTATGGAAATGACTCCTTTTATGTGTTGATTAGACTTCATCAGACATTGTATGAGAGAATACAATCAGCAAAGGTTAACTCATCATCAGCTGAAAGGAAATGGAGAGCTTCAAACGATGCAAGCTCTACTAATCAATATGACAGGTTCATGAATGCGCTTTACAGTTTGCTGGATCGTTCTTCTGACAATACTAAATTTGAGGATGATTGTCGAGCTATTATTGGAACTCAATCATATCTCTTAGTCACATTAGACAAACTGATATATAAACTTTTTAAACAGCTTCAGGCTGTTGCCAGCGATGAGATGGATAATAAGCTTCTTCAACTACATGCATATGAGAAATCAAGAAAACTTGGAAAGTTTTGCGATATAGTTTATCACGAAAATGCTCGCTTTCTTCTTCATGATGAGAACATATATCGTATTGAATTTTCACCAAAACCAAAGACACTATCTATTTAA